CAAGGGACAAGTGAGAAGAAAGAAGCCGCGCCTGCGAAGACGAAGGCAGTGGAAGGAACAACGGTCGCGGAGACCAGGACACCAGCGAAGCTACTGGAGACCGTGAACGGCATAGGCCGTGCCACGGCCATCAAACTGGTAGCCGCTGGTGTACACACTGTGGCAGAGCTGGCGGCATCCGATGCCGCTGCGCTGGCCGCGAAATCGGGGGTGAACAAGGCCTTGCTGGCCCGCGCCATCGATGGCTTGAATAAGTTGAACCGAATTAAAAGCAGCTAAAAATGGCATTCAAAGGCCCACAGGTAATAAAGGGACAGGGCAACAGCGGAAGCGGTGCCCCCGATAAGGACAGGGTGTGCGCACTGGTGATAGGTGGCCAAGCGGCCACCGGACTGGCGTTGAACACCCCGCTGCGCATCGTTCACCCTTCGCAGGCCGAGGCCGTGGGCATCAATGCCAGCTATGATGCCAACAACGGCATCCTGGCCTTTGACCACATCGAGGAGCATTTCCGGCTTGCTCCGGAGAGCGAGCTCATCATCATGCTGACGGCAAGGCCGACCACTGATGCCGGGTTCACCGGTCTCTTTGCTGCTGCCGGGCCTGTTGACGGCCTCATCCGCAGCCAAGTGGGCAAGGATGTGAAGTACATCTTCATGGCGTTCAACCCCACATCTGCCGTGGTACCATCTTTTGCGGCCAACGGGCTGGTGGATCAGGTGAAGGCGTGTCTCGACCCAGCGCAGGCACTCATTGATGCCCACTTTGACGAGTTCCGCTACATCGATGGCATCATGCTCGATGGATGGAAGATAGATAACGTGGCAAGTCTGGAAGACCTGCGCGATGAGGCATGTCCCAATGTGAGCGTTCTCGTTGCTGTGGACGGCTACAATCTGGACACCAACCCGGCATACGCCAGCCTTGTGGCCGTGGGAGCTGCCAGCGGCATGTTCGCTGTGCGTCAGATCAATGAGAACATCGGCAGCGTTGAGGTGCTCAATCCACCGGCAGCGATGCGCGGCTTTGAGAGCTATCCGCTGGGCAACGCCACGCGCTGGCTCTCTGCCAAGCTTCCCAATTTCGATGACATCAGCATCTATCCGGAGCCGGTTCAGCGCGACATGGCCGACAAGGGCTACATTTTCGCGGGTTCCTTCAACGGTTACGAGGGCTTCTACCTGAGTGGTGACCCCACCTGCGTGGATGCCAACAGCGACTACGCCTACATCAACAACAACTGCGTTTGGAACGCGGCAGCGCGCATTGTGCGCAATGCGATGATTCCGAAGATTCGCAGTGTGCTGAAGAAAGACCCGACCACGGGTTTCCTCCGCGCTACCACCGCCCTTGCCCTGCAAGACCGGGCACAGAAGCGTCTGGACGTGCTGGTGAACCGCGACCTTGTGAGTGCGGTGGCGGTGTTCCTTGACCCTGAGCAGACCCCTTCGGCCACTGTGCCGCTGGTGGTGAATGTGCAGGTGGTGAAGGATGGTATCCTGCACGCCATGGACATCAACCTCGGACTATTCAACAACATAAGCGCGTAAGCCATGCCAGTACCTATCATAGTCAATAAGTTCGGCCGACTGACAGGGTGGAACTCCATCACGTTCAACTTCTTTGGCCGCGACATCGAG
This genomic interval from Gammaproteobacteria bacterium contains the following:
- a CDS encoding DUF2586 family protein — protein: MAFKGPQVIKGQGNSGSGAPDKDRVCALVIGGQAATGLALNTPLRIVHPSQAEAVGINASYDANNGILAFDHIEEHFRLAPESELIIMLTARPTTDAGFTGLFAAAGPVDGLIRSQVGKDVKYIFMAFNPTSAVVPSFAANGLVDQVKACLDPAQALIDAHFDEFRYIDGIMLDGWKIDNVASLEDLRDEACPNVSVLVAVDGYNLDTNPAYASLVAVGAASGMFAVRQINENIGSVEVLNPPAAMRGFESYPLGNATRWLSAKLPNFDDISIYPEPVQRDMADKGYIFAGSFNGYEGFYLSGDPTCVDANSDYAYINNNCVWNAAARIVRNAMIPKIRSVLKKDPTTGFLRATTALALQDRAQKRLDVLVNRDLVSAVAVFLDPEQTPSATVPLVVNVQVVKDGILHAMDINLGLFNNISA